Proteins found in one Salvia splendens isolate huo1 chromosome 10, SspV2, whole genome shotgun sequence genomic segment:
- the LOC121753238 gene encoding photosystem I chlorophyll a/b-binding protein 6, chloroplastic-like, which yields MALSTSAAVFSGFSTRPKASPSLPGKTTSTLPPQRLNATKGPSSVCQPLPPDRPLWFPGSSPPEWLDGSLPGDFGFDPLGLGSDPELLKWFAQAELMHARWAMLAVAGILIPEWLEGLGFIENFSWYDAGEREYFADPTTLLVMQLALMGWAEGRRWADMLNPGCVDIEPTFLHKTKPKPDVGYPGGLWFDPMMWGRGSPEPVMVLRTKEIKNGRLAMLAFVGFCFQAVYTGQGPIDNLMAHLADPGHCNIFSAFTTHS from the exons ATGGCTCTCTCCACCTCCGCCGCTGTATTTTCCGGCTTCTCCACCAG ACCAAAAGCCTCCCCATCTCTCCCCGGAAAGacaacttctacattgccgCCACAACGCCTCAATGCCACTAAAGGCCCGTCCAGCGTCTGCCAGCCGCTTCCCCCCGACCGCCCGCTCTGGTTCCCCGGCAGCTCTCCCCCTGAATGGCTCGACggaag TCTTCCTGGGGATTTCGGGTTCGACCCGCTCGGGTTAGGGTCCGACCCGGAGCTACTGAAGTGGTTCGCGCAGGCGGAGCTAATGCACGCGCGGTGGGCGATGCTGGCCGTGGCCGGGATCCTGATCCCGGAGTGGCTGGAAGGGCTGGGATTCATCGAAAACTTCTCGTGGTACGACGCCGGCGAGAGGGAGTACTTCGCCGACCCAACCACATTGCTGGTGATGCAGCTGGCGCTAATGGGTTGGGCAGAGGGCCGCCGCTGGGCCGACATGCTCAACCCGGGCTGCGTTGATATTGAGCCCACCTTCCTCCACAAGACTAAGCCCAAGCCTGATGTTGGGTACCCGGGCGGGCTGTGGTTCGACCCGATGATGTGGGGCCGGGGCTCGCCCGAGCCGGTGATGGTGCTCCGGACTAAGGAGATCAAGAATGGGAGGCTTGCGATGCTTGCTTTTGTTGGCTTCTGCTTCCAAGCGGTTTACACCGGCCAAGGCCCCATTGACAATTTGATGGCCCACCTCGCCGATCCCGGCCACTGCAACATTTTCTCG GCTTTCACCACACACTCGTGA